A region of Cyanobacteria bacterium GSL.Bin1 DNA encodes the following proteins:
- a CDS encoding type II toxin-antitoxin system HicB family antitoxin produces MVIVWSDEDDCYLVHLPDFPEQTYRTHGDSYEEAAKNGEEVLKLLLEEDDLKLSKTSSTGSRDRAFPK; encoded by the coding sequence ATGGTTATTGTTTGGTCAGACGAAGATGATTGTTATTTAGTCCATTTACCTGACTTTCCAGAACAGACCTATCGCACTCATGGTGACAGTTATGAGGAAGCAGCTAAGAATGGTGAGGAAGTCCTAAAACTTCTACTTGAAGAAGATGATTTGAAGTTATCTAAAACGAGTTCAACTGGTTCTCGCGATCGCGCATTCCCCAAATAA
- a CDS encoding DUF433 domain-containing protein — MTLTTPTEYKYILLDERDRPYIEGTSMKVVELVTSIHAYGWSPEELHFQYPHLSMSQIYSALAYYWEHKEEIDADVKRRFDSSEQMRLEAGESPLAKRLRQEGLIE, encoded by the coding sequence ATGACTTTGACCACCCCCACCGAATACAAATATATCTTACTCGACGAGCGTGATCGTCCTTATATTGAAGGAACATCCATGAAAGTCGTGGAATTAGTCACCTCTATTCATGCTTATGGTTGGAGTCCTGAAGAATTGCATTTCCAATATCCTCATTTGAGTATGAGCCAGATTTATTCTGCTTTAGCCTATTACTGGGAACACAAAGAAGAGATTGATGCTGATGTCAAGCGACGCTTCGACTCTAGTGAACAAATGCGCCTAGAAGCTGGAGAATCTCCCTTGGCTAAAAGACTGCGCCAAGAAGGATTGATTGAATGA